Genomic window (Lutra lutra chromosome 2, mLutLut1.2, whole genome shotgun sequence):
GTTTTGTTAATACCCAGGTCCTATAGGTGTCTTTATTTGGgttgccatttttctttaaaggcaTATTTAGCTCCTCAACCAAATGTACTTAGATACTGACTCATTCTGTTCTTGTTGCATGTTACTTTGGAACTTCCATGTCATTCTCTATCCTTAACCCAAAATTTAAAGCCCCAAGTTAAAAGAATTGTATTGCATAAggagaaatgtttttcaaagaagaaaaacaaccataAAGATTAAAGGTGGTTATCAGAGAAGTGGAAAGTTAGGTAAGTTTTCTACTATTatgattctaaaatataaatgctGTATATAAAGAAAGGTTTACAAAAAATGAGTTTGATGGGACCTGCTTAGTTTGGATCATGATAAATGTAAAATAGTTTAGTTACAGTTTAAAGGCTCTAAATTTAAATGccaaatgcaaaatatatttagagAAGCAGATGGTTTAAAACCTGTCCTGTGTATGTACATTCATAATATATGTGctatatataacacaaaatatatacattttgtataGGTATATACTAATAATCTGTGTCTGTTATTTTTCCAATACAGATATGAGTATCATTGGGCAGATGGAACAAACATAAAGAAGCCTATTAAGTGCTCTGCGCCAAAGTATATTGATTACCTAATGACTTGGGTTCAGGACCAGTTGGATGATGAGACATTATTTCCATCAAAAATTGGTATAATTGTTTTGTATAATTGGAATCCATTGTGATTTATctaatttcatgtgtttttagAGCTTATTGGCTCTCTATTCTAGGAACCATACTAGACTACCATATCtgtcaaaatatttataatctcatACATTCAAAAGTATCGTATTGGGGTGCCTtaaaaagtgtctgccttcagctcaggtcatgatcccggacgtcatgatcccagggtcctgggatggaggcccgcatcgggctccctgctgagcagggagcctgctttttcctcttcctctgttgctACCCTTGCTGTGCTGTCTTGctctgtcaagttaaaaaaaaaattaataaataaaagtgtctTATCTTTTTCACACCAGGCTTATCATGAACATTAAGTGAAAGCTCTCTGTAATCTTAAATAAGATTAGTGTATCTTGGTTAGTAACAAAATTTGCCGTGTGTTACAGAGAAAAGAGACTGAATGCTAGGTAGGCAGGGAGTATCATCTGCCACAGTCATATCCATTTCTTGTTTAGGGAAGGACTTTATAGGACTTACATCCAGTTTTACAGTGTATTTGTGGCAGAGAGGGAGTTTGAATTTATGAATACAGTGTGAATCTTACAGACTGTGGAATCAAGCTAGGTGAGAAGGCGGCAGGATTTGAGAGGGTGGCTTGTTACCTACTGAGtgacttttgctttttttatatttgcttttaaggaaattatattttctttcaagtgGAAATTGTTCATATCTAGGTAATTCATATGATTTTACCCTCTCAAActtcttgtttttctaaaaaagttatgctttctgggggaaaaaaaaagaatttgttcttCTATCAACAGACAACTTTTTGACTGTATTTTATGCTTTTAGAGTTTGGAAGAAGGGTGTGGTGGAGGAGACAGCAATATAAATAGTTACTGTTATGGattgtttttaaacacatttattgaatgttttaaaGGCTTTGGAGCCTTTGTAGTAAAAGATCTGTTTTTCAGGAATGCATTACTTACATACATTATAATCATTTTGGTTAAGTGCTATCACCTTACCTTTTATCTcccataatatattttataactttctaTTTTGACTGAATTTCAGGCTTTTAGAAAATTTGCAGGAATTGTGCAAAGAATCCCTGTATATCcttcttccagaatttttttcttcttccagactTTTTAGTGGCTAATGTTTTACCACACTTgtcatctttctcttcccccaacatcaggttttctttttcctgaactGTTTGAAAGTAAGTTATATGTATGATGCCCCTTTATCAAAATGTGCTTCAATATACATTTCCTTAGAAAATCAGTGTAACTATCAAAATCAGGAATTTAACAATGATATAATACTATTGTTTAACTTACAGATCTTCTTCAGATTTTTCATACGTTCCCAATTAATATCCTTTAtactaaaagaaaatctttgacatttgttttcatttacttgtcaTGTTTCTGTAGCTTTCTTTAGTATGTAATACGTGTACTTCAGTCTTTTTTGGTCCTTCGTGACATTGATCTTTTCGAAGAGTATAAGGATACTAATTTATATAGTGTTCCTTCATTTTGGTTTGTCTTATGTTTCTTTGtgatctacacacacacacatgtatgtatttaagactttttttttataagtcacctctacacccaacaggggACTTTGAACTGCAACCCCAACCAAGATTAGGAGTTGCAtcaactgagccaggtgcccggtgacctataatattttttaaatgagtggtAGGCAATGTGATAACCGAATCCAGCAGTGTTAGTATTTGGCTTGTGTTTTACCAATTTGGGTCATTTAGCCAGTTTAACAAAGGACATGGAggttttttttctagtcttttatttgtttaatgctGTAAAAGTGCCCTTTTTGTAAAACAGTGAGCCTCGTTGAGAGGGACCGTAGCTAATTTCAGAATAAATGTAGAGCTGGAAGTGTAATGAAATAATTTccatagagaaaatataaaagtatattgcTAGCATTGTATGCAGAACCAAACAGGGTTAATCCACTGTGTTCAGCAGAGATCTGTATTGAGACTTGATGTTGAGAAATCTGAGGATGTGAGTGTGAGTTTTAGCTTCATTACCATCTTAggcataaatttattttatttcagtaaagttgtaggtaAAATAAGAGGCTTAAGGGGCTTGCTTATGTCTAGGTTCTTATTCCATagaagttttaaagtttattttcattcatgATGTGTTGAAACCTTCTGAAAAGTAcagttgatatttttaaaaaaagattttatttatttatttgacacagagagagacatcacaagtagcagggaggcaggcagagagagagagagggagaagcaggctccccgccgagcagagagcccgatgcgggactcaatcccaggaccctgagatcatgatctgagccgaagctagaggcttaacccactgagccacccaggtgcccctgcagtggATATTATTAGTAATTTACAAGTACTTCTTTTCAGCTTTGTCTTGTTAATTTATGTTGCCATTTGTTGACAAACTCATATTGCcttgttcttgtttcttgttaATAGAGGGTGTTGTTTATCTATTTACTAGGTGTCCCGTTTCCGAAGAATTTCATGTCTGTGGCAAAAACTATACTCAAACGCCTCTTTAGGGTTTATGCTCACATTTATCATCAGCATTTTGACCCTGTGATCCAGCTTCAGGAGGAAGCGCATCTCAATACATCTTTcaaacactttatattttttgtccAGGTAAGTTGAATTAGGAGGCCTTTTTTCTCAGTAAAACCAGTTATCTGCAGAGTTCCGAGGTGGATACTGCATCCATATGGTTAGGATaaaatttgctttctctctctagtcTTTTATACGTACCATGATGATAACGCCTTTTGTTTCTGAATTCCATTCATCTCCAAGTTGGTGGCATGCAAGTCTCATAAAATAGATCTGAGGGGTCTTTGCTTCATTTAACAGGCCGTATGAGGGACTGAGTTAGGAACCTGACTAGTTTAGAAGGTCTGTAGATGAACTTGGTACTTTTAGCATATTAGCATTCCTTCTAATCATCTGAACCCTCAATTTCTGTCtaccctagatttttttttaaatcatattctaTCCTAGAAATGGACTTTGTgtataataccttttttttttttctccattctaaaACCATATTCTGAATAACTTTTAAGTTAGGTAGTAGTCATTATATCCACAGAGTATTGCTATTCCAGAGGTCCATTAATCATTTTTTCTGGCtctggttcacctcctcttccttttccctttagtTCTCAGAGGTGTAGACTAAGAGAAGTTGGATATTTGCATCCTCTGTATAATAATTAGGAAGGAGTGAAAAAGAGGTGGAAATGGTTAAGCTGACCAGCTCTTTTTTGGTGGAAGTTGAGAGGGTCGATGATAGGCAGAAGTGCAAGTCTTGAATAggtgtaatctttttttttatatttctatgggCATATGCTTATAAATGCCCTCTCCTTACTCTCTGTCCactaaagaaaaatgtgtttatttttccctgtatACTTAACCTCTCATACTGAACATacacattttgtatcttttttttttttttaaagactatttatttatttgacagagatcacaagtaggcagagaggcagaaagagagagagagggaagaaggctccctgctgagcagagagcctaatgcggggctcaatcccaggaccctgagatcatgacctgagccgaaggcagaggctccaacgcactgagccacccaggcgccccacacattttgtgtcttaatttcacctatataaacacattttaggAGATCTTAACTTGCCAAAACTATTGCTCCGAGCAGTTACTTTACCATGGAATATTATCTGTAGACACCcatagatacaaagaaaatgttatctcATAGTTTTCTTCTGTGCTTTGGCTTAGGCAGAACATGATTGCCAGTGTTCAGGTTTTAGTGATTTAGAGGATATTCTTCCACCAAAAGGGTTAGTTTTATCTTACTGTATgatcttatcttatttttttaaggacttttatctatttattagagagagggcagagcatgagtaaggggagagggagagcagaggcagaCTCCTCACGGAGTGTGGATCCCATCACgtcacggggcttgatcccagaaccctgagatcacgacctgagctgaagtcagatgcccacccaactgagccatccatgcaccccTGTATGATCTTATCTTAAAGTACAATGTTATCTTTCAACTCTTAGCAAATAGTAGGGGATTGATAATAAACCATTTACCGCATCTGAGCCTTTTTATATCTCAAGACACTGTGACCATCTTAAAGCTAAGTCCATTAGTTACACAGTCACCCCTTGACTGAGCAAGAGgggcctctgccctgggccctACTATTTAGAGAACCCTATTCTGACCCTTCTCTAGCTGTACTCCCCACAGGGCAAAGAACATATCTCCTAGATTCCACTGGTTTGTGCTTAGGTACCTGACACTTCAGAATTTCCTTTCCTCATGGtcccatttttatttccagtgcCTGTATGGACCTTATCCTTGGGCCCATTCTTTCAAGGGAAGGTCATATCTCTGATATGTGTACCTCTAGATCTAGGGGGTAGTCAGATGGCAGCAGGTGATAAGGGTATGTGGTCTGTTAACTCTTTTCACTCTTCTTATAATCCTGAAATTGCCTGAGATGCTAGATCTTTTGGTTCCCCACCTGGTTAACTATGTCTGAATGATACTCAGGTTATTCCCTTTTAACAAGAAGCAATGCTCACAGGGAGCCTAGGTGGCGCAGTCGTTAAGCGTAGTtgggcgtctgcttttggcttggttcctgatcccagggtcctgggatcaagcccccatatggggctccctgctccgtgggaggcctccttctcctctaccactccccctgctcgtgttccctctctcgctgtgtttctctctgtcaaatggataaataaatcttaaacaaacaaaaaaaacattccCACTTACTGAGTTATCACTTTATGCCAGGGATTACACGAAGTGGTTAGCACACAGGATCACATTTAGACCCCACAGTAATTTTATGGTGGGGGATTTACTCTAGGGTTATTATAGACATGTACAACATAATATCCAAAGTGCTTAAGTGATTTGTCTAAGGAGAACATAGCTAGggaagagaaaaactttttttttttctttttaaagattagacTTCTATTGACCTTGAAAGCTAATTTCCAAAAAGTGTTAATAGACATCTGCTTTGGAATAAGATGTaaataatatatctaatatatgactattttttcctgtctttaacATGCGTAGGAATTCAACCTTATCGATAGAAGAGAACTTGCACCACTCCAAGAACTGAttgaaaaactcacctcaaaggACAGATAAAAGGATGAAGAGCTGTGCAACTTGTTCCTCAGATGAAGTGTGTTGAGTGTATAtggattttgttgtgttttatttttatctcagtcATTTTTGTCCTAGGTTTGGGGGGCTTGTTTGGGTTTGAATTTCTTTATtctgaataaatgaaaccatactcTGTTGCTAGAGGAAGCCAAGAACCAATTTTGTCATAGTGGCTGGCAtacggtttttgtttttttacttggTTTGATTACTTGCAGAATTTTTGATAATACTGTGTGTTGAAAGAAAATGCTTACTTGATTAGATTGCTGATGGATGGGGGTTTTGTGTTGTGTAAATTGTGGCCAGTTTTTGAAGTCCCCAAGAGACTTATGTTTTTAAGTGCCTTGGCAGGCTCACTTCTGAGGTGCAAAGCACAGACATAGAACTGAACAGGGCTTGAAATATTAGGAATACTACCCAGGGCACTTACTGATGCATGTTTTAAAACATCTGTGATAAAAGCCATAGTTTACCTAAATTGGTGATCTCCAGCTTTTACTACATTGAAGAAACACAATTTGTAAAGGTGTGCATGTAGAACATAAAAAAGTAGTATTATTTTTTGATATTGGTGGTAATTCTGTTCAACAAATGCTTAAAGTTCTACAAGCagatctttttccatctcttggtATCTGTGATATTAAAACTTGAGGACGTTGGAGTGTAATACCTATTGTATTTTAGCTTCTTTCCACGTGTTAACTGCACTGTAGGTGTAAAATTTCAGGTTATATATAGGTTTGCCATCTTCAGAGGTGATGCTGAACTGTGAGGTTTCTTAGCAATTGCCAAATGAGCCATAAGTCTACAGAATTCCCTTCTGTTTTGAAGAGGAGGGGATGGATAGGAGTGTGTGCTTGGTTGGGAGGGTTAGTTTGTGTGGGGAGCTATAGATGGGATAAGTATGGTGAGTCAAGTTCAAAAGGTCTTGTCTTAAAATCATTGAATAGAGTGGCATGAAGATTTTAATCCATTTCTTGTAAACAAAGTCTTAGAGACTTCCTTTTAAGAATCAACTTCcatgagaagttaaaaataaattattaattttaggtgtagACGTTAATCATGAAATTTAAGGACCGTTTGGAGGAATTGATCACACTCCAGCATTTCCATTCAGTGAATGGAGCTGGTGTTTGcctgtcattttaaaatgatacagtACCTTCTTTGCTTATGATAGGCCCAATTTGAAGCATTCTGACTTCTGATTTTTCCACtgtgaaatgaaatctttctcttTGCAGTGATATCAAACAATGAAAGTACTAATTTGGTAGTattaacttttacattttatttgtcatGACTTTCTAGTGAATTATTCCCATGAGTAAAAGGTTCAgaaacttagttttaaaaataatattagcaTTTTTTACTTCAGTTTTATTCTCAAGAAGTATCTTTTTCAGGCTTCCAGTTTTAATTATGTAATTTCTAGTAAATTTCATTCCTTCAGTTACCTCTATATAGTCTTCCCTCAGTTTGAAATACACACCTTTTTCCTTGTAGAATAGAAATTTGTTCTGAAATTATATAGACTAAAAATGGTCAGTAGGAAAGAATCTAAAATGAAATCACTTTGTTTTTGCCATTAACAAGGAGAGCAGTGATACAATTTAATGCCATTGCAATTATGATAATTAGGAACtgcctttttctccatttcatttctaACAATCATTCTCCAAGTACCAATAGTAGAAGTAACAGGAAATCCTGGCAGAGGCAAATATATTGGACACTTATTGATAATGTTTCTTCATAGATTGCAGTGAGAACAAGCTAACTTccttaaaacaaatcttttattACCCAGATAGGTAGTATCAGCCACCATGGttgattcaaaaataaaatttagtgtcAAATAATTTTGGGTCCTGTTTATTTATGAAAACGAAGCACATGATTTTTCAAGTAGTCTTCCATATTGCATTTGACTTTATAT
Coding sequences:
- the MOB1B gene encoding MOB kinase activator 1B, with protein sequence MSFLFGSRSSKTFKPKKNIPEGSHQYELLKHAEATLGSGNLRMAVMLPEGEDLNEWVAVNTVDFFNQINMLYGTITDFCTEESCPVMSAGPKYEYHWADGTNIKKPIKCSAPKYIDYLMTWVQDQLDDETLFPSKIGVPFPKNFMSVAKTILKRLFRVYAHIYHQHFDPVIQLQEEAHLNTSFKHFIFFVQEFNLIDRRELAPLQELIEKLTSKDR